The Quercus lobata isolate SW786 chromosome 9, ValleyOak3.0 Primary Assembly, whole genome shotgun sequence region CAACTCTTTCGTCTTTCTTATTTTCCTTAAtcttttcaacaacaaaaaaaaaattcattcttcaGAAGTCCCCTCTCTTTTGCCAAAAGCAACTTCTAATATCTCACTCCATGACAATGACATTAACCAGTTAATGCCAACTTACACTTCAGAGTCACTGGTGACTGCTATGAGGATCTGGATACATGGTCTgcaattgaaattcaaatgaTCAATTGGTGCCCCACAACATCTACATAATGCAGCAGTCAAAAGGCCTGAAAAAACATTAAACAGGTAGCCATCTGTAATATAAAGATAGGGGGGAGGAGACAGGTTCTCTCCTTCCAATTATTTCTCTTGTAAATTGATTAAGTAATAATATACGCATCACTTATTGAgaccaaaagaaaattgaaaattatctAGCTACTAATGCTCTTATGGATTAttgtattaatttttcattctcctTAATGTTGAACAATTACTTTAGATAGCAATCATCTAATGGATCTGAGATGAGAAAAGTTTTGTAGCATAATCCTAACAACTAACAAGTGAGCAATCATTTAGGGTAAGCTACACATGTAAATGGTGAGTCATGAACCCAAAACCTCACTCTTGAACTTACTCTAACAAGGGGAGTaatgccatttgagctagagctcattagcaagttcttttttatgatttctacctttctatttttttggtcaaGCTTTTATAATATCACAACAGGGCATggcatatacatacatacatacatacatacatacatatatatatgtcgTGTGCAAACTatcttaactaaaaaataaagaaaaatggcATATTTAACGCTAGATCCATAAACAACCCTCTTTAAATGTCTTCAAGAAAATTTTAGtgaattttctatttctctaaGTTAAGGCATAGAATTCATTCTCTGGTGCTGTTTTAGTTGTCCTAATACTCAATATAATACAGGACTTCAGAAGCTAATGAAAATGTCAAGAAACCAATGAGAAAACCTTATTTATATGCAAAAACAATCTCAATTAATGATTAATTTAGCTGATTGAATGTCTATATACTTAGAGATAAGTCTTACAACTTGAGATAGCTGACCTATACAGCCAAGACCTCATTGCCATGATAAACACCAGTTCCAATGacaataaaatctttaaaagtaaatatacatataaattgAATAACATCCCTCGGCAGGTTTCCCTTTTTATTTGGACAGCGGTGTGGGGAAGATACTCACTGGTGACAATTTGAGGTAAGGTTATATTGTGGACTGGTGTTGCATGTGCCAATGTTATGAGGAAATGGTGGATCATTTATTGATTCACTGTGATGGGGCTTATCAATTGTGGAGCTTTGTTTTCTGATATTTTGGTGTTAGTGCTAGATCTGTTGATTGGATGGATGAATTGGTTGGGGAACACTCATTTGACATTTGGAATTTGATTCCTTTGTGTCTAGTTTGGTGCATTTGGAGGGAGCGCAACATTTGCACATTTGAGCATGTGGAGAGCTCGGGTGATCAGCTCCTTGCATCGTTTGTAGGCACTTCATATGATTGGTCTCAGATTTGGGAACTCAGTTCTAGTGACTCTCTCCCTAATTTTATTGATTCCTCCTATTCAAAAAGGGGATGACCCTTCCACTTCAACTTGAACAACTCAACAAACCTGAGCAAACCTAAACCTGCTTTTAGACTTCAAAGCCCAAATGAAGACCATGCTCAACTGACAGCCCTTAGAGTCGGGGTTGGGTCACCCTTTAACCTGACCCAAACTGCCCAAGCAGAAGGCCCACTTTGTTCAACACCAAAACCTCCTAGTTAGATAGTCCTAGCCATAGGAACTACTCTATTCCTTTGCCTCAGTGTTGGACATAGTTTAATTGCAGGCAAGTCAAAGAAAGCAGATGCAACTGCTGCtttcttttattgttaatttACACACTGACTCAGTGGGTTTTGAACCCATAACCCCATCATCCATCCTATTATTATGGAATGAGAAAGTGTCATTTGAGCTACAGCTCATTGGCCAAGTACAACCAATGCTTGCAGAGAGAACTTGACCAAACATATTCAGTTGTGGATCTTATCCAGTGGCCAGTGCACTACTTGTTCATTTTCAGATATTATTTTTCACGTGAACCACATGCAAAAAGGAATAAAGAAAAGTGAAGCTTACATGTATTCAGCACCTCAGAGTGTAGCCAATGATGTAACTGACAAAGTTCTGAACTTTCAGATCACCACTGTGTCTCCCCATTTGTTATCTATCATACAGATCCTATATAAAGGGAAATATATTCATCCTGTTGTAGTAATATCAAGGACTGTACTTCTGcattctctttcaataaaaagatctGATTATATCTTGATTAACAGAATTTCTGCCTCCGCTAGCAATGTATTTTCTTCTGTATTGTACAGGTGACAGTTCCtgtgaaaatttatttcaaCGACTCCAACAAGTCATGTAAACAATATTCCAATCACTTGTTATTGAACCCCATCTGCTTAAGCCACAAAAGTTCAAAGACCCAAAATGTGGACATTCAAATGCATCAGTTTTGCAGTTTTCCATAAATTTCACGCATCAACAAGTTGGAGTCATTAACAACGCGCCTGCTTTCATAAACAATATAACTGCATAATTCATGTCTTGGTGCTGGCCTGATTGTTCGTAATTGATACAGGGGATCCGTGATCACAGATTTTCTACACAACTCCCTGGCTGGCTGGACATGATTCCACCAAAAATCAGAGAGTGCTATTTTTAACACATGCCAGTACTCTACATCTCTATATAATCGGAATAGACTACTCCCTTTAGGAGTCCAAACATAGAAATCCATCCAATCCCTGTCCATTATTTCCATTAAACCCTGAGCTTGTGGAATGCAGTAAAGGGGGACTCGTGACCAGGGGACAGCTTTGCTCATATCTCCATTGAAAAATGGACACTTTATCTCCAGCACTCCTCGTGAAGGCAGCCCATAAACTAGCCTCTCAACTACACCATCTGGTGAACCTGCTAGCCAATCATCTTTTGGGTCCCTCTCACCATAAACCTGAAATTCAGGAAACAAAACAGTGTTTCCCGTTATAAGCTTGTATCTTTCAAGTGCTTCCTCTTCTTTAATATTACTCCAACAGGTAGCCAGGTTGCCTGAAAATGGCTCAATTGCCCCAATTTTCTCTAACCATAGTTGGGCTCTTCGTCGAGGCCAAAAACCAATAGCCCCAGCAAAAGTGCTTGCCGTCAATTTATGTTTCCTGAGTTCTTGCCAATTTTTGAACCAGTGCTGAAGACCACTTGATTGAAGAATAGAATTGGTTTCACCTGTTGCAAATTTTAGAGGGCGACCAGATTGCCTCAAAATTTTTCCATAGGaatgatttggaatttggacacTGTAGTTCCTACAATTGCCAGTATATCTAAAGAGCACACCAATGCTGTGGCTACTCTTGCACTTGTGATATGACAGCAGGACAAGAGGGAGGCAAGAAGCAAGTTCTTCACtgcccaagaaaaaaaaaatgttagtgggaGCAAATAGAATAGAGTGGATACATTTTTTAAACAAGGGGCAATGTTCTAGATAGTAAAATGTTCGCAGCTCATGAACATGTAGAATTGAACTGGGTATTTACTTATATAATATGCTGGTCAACATAACACTATCACCATGACAAAAGCTAAACTCAGAGATCATTGAGCAATAACGACACCGCAAATGATCCCTTTCCTCCTCTGAgataatgtatatatattcaGTCAATAACTATATACCTCTAAATCAACGggtattaaagaaaaatgtttttgaaatatgaaaatacTAACTTTTGCAGTTATCATGATTCATCAGTCATCACactataataataacaataaaccATGGATACATGACCCCACTCGCCAGAGCCGTGAATCATGTAATTCAGGGAAACTCCCAGTGGGGATCGTCTTTCATTTCATTAAACATGATTTTTGTACTtcattctcaaaataataactTTTGCTGTTATCATcacaaaatttaagaaaatggGGGGGAAAATCAAgttgatttattaaaaaaaacaatcagCAGTAGCAACTAACAATAACAAGTGGTTATAACAGAACACTAGTAAAACTTTGCCCCAAGTTACAGCAATAACTCTTGATTTCTCAAACCTGTTGATTCCAATAAGTGCTGTTTGTAACCAACAAAAAACTGAAAGCAAATATTTCtagctagcttgaagagtggaAGAATAGGAACACGGAGATAGAGGGTAGTGACTAACCGAGCAAGATTGTGAGGAGTCCGAAGCATAGGGACTCCGATTAAGCCCcttttaatttagtttaatGTACTCTTTTATTCACCatcgcgctctctctctctctctctctctctctctctctctgaaaccCTACTTGACTCGTACAGCAACCTCTGTGTTTTGACAGCCACACGTATTGAGAAATATGTGAGGGTTTAGAGAGGGTTTTACTGTCCAATTCAAAGCCCGGAATTAAGTCTTAGGCTTTAGATGCAACCCCGTTataaactgtttttttttttttttttggagaagaaccccgttatatatatatatatatatatggacatactagtcgctaacccgtgcgatgcacgggatagttaaacaaaatttatacacatttacttttattggtacaatcatttgaaaataattctaactaatactcaaatgtaagagacacattgacttactatttaaagtagccttctgaaaaatttatacatattttgcaactgagccttaatttctcatcaacaataaaaatatggaaattcaaaacatggaaagaaaataaaaattataacaattaattccattatctttcatgctatactttgtaattgtacggaattaagtcaactcaatttaaatagttataataaaattggcttctactattctctattctatagtgatatgaacatattggatttctcaaacaattactggtattgcaataaaatgatttattattgaaaataagaaacaaagaaaatctgtctatagtttaagaaacacaatatactaaaattaaagagataaaattttcggaggacaaaatattatagataattttagaaacaaattatacacttaaaagggttagtaatttatagcacttaccccccactattagtatacaaACACCAAATGCAATCatcgtaaccctttgaaagaatCTTCCCCAATTAgaccatattaaaaaaaaaaaaaaaaaaaaaaaacccaattaacaaaattgatccaaaagggtctaaaaagcacacaaaatcaattcaaaaaacaaaaatatgagacaaaataattactttccgctgccaatgaaattgtcttttgtattgctgttccaaactgcaacacttatctctttaaggccttcaattaacgaaaacacaaacttctcttggaataTCGGAGTATTATGACcgtctatacacacacacaaaaaacaaaatcagcataactcactataactctatagaagcctcaaaaatataaagagaaattaaaggggttgaatttgatatttacgtttgAAGAGaaagagtttgcagaaactgtggctttatatttcttaacttgagagaggggtaaggttactagggttttgaggtgttataatgtttttatttttattttttaaatattgtgctaacGTGAAAAATTATGGTGCCAacaaaggtttcggttttatatatatatatatatatatagattattccTCTTAAGTTTCTCTTTTAAGATTTAATCATACGACTACTTAACTAAAACATACACTTCtatctcatgagaaaaaatccacatggcgGAATCTATGAAAGGAACTTAAGAAACGGCATATAAATACTATACCAAAGTCTTGCTCTATATATATACCCCTTTAAGaacttttttggataaaatttagttacaaaattagttgtagcataagattacaactttactcaatatcattaacattactacatatttcgaaaatctaaccattggatgacatgttctttatgcatacatatcaaattttgtaccaatcgaatattatttaccatataatttataagattatattttatgtataattttaaactacaaaaacttgcaatttaaacaatttattgatgacatggctattaatctttaattttctataaattttgcaagtataaaggatataaaaagaaaatgtaattcaatgataactttgtcaaaattcacctccaataaaaagatattaagtaaagttgtaaccttaaactacaaccaattttatggctaaattttttccaacttaaaataaaataaaaaattgagataaACCCCATTATAAACTTGGACAAGTGTCCTACCATAGTCACATGATAACTGTCAAAGTctaaaccaaaaatcaattgttgTCTTTTGATTAGATGATAAAGAACACTCATTATAAAATGAACGCTAATTAAGTTTGCTTTTAgctttaaaattatgttttttcttaatataagtTTATAATCTCATGCTCTAACATGAAATTGGCTCAAAAGTTAGAAGTCAATCATTTGGGACGTGTAAAAGTTTTattactcaaaaattaaaattcagtCATGTTTTTCCATATTAATAAGAATATATTTAgaactataaataaattaagttgATTATGAAAAGCTTGAACTCTATTAAGGAAaatgtttgtttatgtttgaCTTAGGGATGTTCATGGGTCGAACAGGTCGGGTTTGTGACCAACCCGCAGCCAACCCGATGACATTGAGTTTTCAACACAAAGACCAATAGTCGATTGTGAAAAACTATGAGTCGAGTCAGATTGGACTCAGTCGAACAACAGTCAAGTCGGTCAAAGTTGATAAATAGGCTGGCGAAGGTTTTTCTTGACAATgatctgtattttttttgtcGAATCTTCGCCAGATTTAAGTAAAAACCATTGGATCGTAGCTGGATTTGAGCATAAACAAAGAAATCTAACAAAAAACATGAGATCTTAAACAAATCTAATTGAAAACCACATTTTTGTCACTGGATTGTAATTAGATTTAAGCGAAATTTGACCAAAAACCACAAGATCTTCACCAGATCTCATTGAAAACCACCTTTTATTTGTCGAATCCAAATGGATCTTGGTAGATCTGGCCTTCTTTCAAGGTTTAGTTAATCAGATCAGGTTGCTCAAGTTTTAGGAGAAGGAGACTCGCCACTCGACCCACTGACATCAGTTGTTAAAGTTTGAGACCCACTACCA contains the following coding sequences:
- the LOC115962197 gene encoding uncharacterized protein LOC115962197; the protein is MLRTPHNLAREELASCLPLVLLSYHKCKSSHSIGVLFRYTGNCRNYSVQIPNHSYGKILRQSGRPLKFATGETNSILQSSGLQHWFKNWQELRKHKLTASTFAGAIGFWPRRRAQLWLEKIGAIEPFSGNLATCWSNIKEEEALERYKLITGNTVLFPEFQVYGERDPKDDWLAGSPDGVVERLVYGLPSRGVLEIKCPFFNGDMSKAVPWSRVPLYCIPQAQGLMEIMDRDWMDFYVWTPKGSSLFRLYRDVEYWHVLKIALSDFWWNHVQPARELCRKSVITDPLYQLRTIRPAPRHELCSYIVYESRRVVNDSNLLMREIYGKLQN